In the genome of Pseudophryne corroboree isolate aPseCor3 unplaced genomic scaffold, aPseCor3.hap2 scaffold_1181, whole genome shotgun sequence, one region contains:
- the LOC134990572 gene encoding gastrula zinc finger protein XlCGF17.1-like — translation MLSLDCDITDNDSRQDSPGDNPITPIIHPALSTNPPDPGKCSPDHSDIGASITALRLDTEFPCSTDAKCFTQNTNRITHQPAKAGERPFPCSECGKCFTYKSNLVTHQRSHTGEKPYSCSECGKCFTQKSNLVTHQRSHTGEKPYSCSECGKCFTQKSDLVTHQRSHTGEKPFPCSECGNFFTYKSNLVTHQTSHTGEKPYSCSECGKCFVEKSGLVIHQRSHTGEKPYSCSECGKCFASKSNLVTHQRSHTGEKPFSCSECGKCFTQKSALVTHKRSHTGEKPYSCSECGKCFASTSDLVKHQRSHTGEKPYSCSECGKCFASKSNLVKHQISHTGEKPFSCCERNKSALVEHIRHYPSTEPFKSSGV, via the coding sequence atgttatccctggattgtgacataacagataatgacagtagacaggattctccaggagataatcccattaccccaattatacatccagctctatcaactaatccccctgatcctgggaaatgttctcctgatcactctgatattggtgcatctattacagctctgagattagatacagagtttccctgttctacagacgccaaatgttttacacagaacacaaaccgtattactcatcagccagctaaggcaggtgagaggccatttccatgttctgagtgtgggaaatgttttacatataaatcaaatcttgttacacatcagagaagtcacacaggtgagaagccgtattcctgttctgagtgtgggaaatgttttacacagaaatcaaatcttgttacacatcagagaagtcacacaggtgagaagccgtattcctgttctgagtgtgggaaatgttttacacagaaatcagatcttgttacacatcagagaagtcacactggtgagaagccatttccatgttctgagtgtgggaatttttttacatataaatcaaatcttgttacacatcagacaagtcacacaggtgagaagccgtattcctgttctgagtgtgggaaatgttttgtagagaaatcaggtcttgttatacatcagagaagtcacacaggtgagaagccgtattcctgttctgagtgtgggaaatgttttgcatctaaatcaaatcttgttacacatcagagaagtcacacaggtgagaagccattttcctgttctgagtgtgggaaatgtttcacacagaaatcagcccttgttacacataagagaagtcacacaggtgagaagccgtattcctgttctgagtgtgggaaatgttttgcatctacatcagatcttgttaaacatcagagaagtcacacaggtgagaagccgtattcctgttctgagtgtgggaaatgttttgcatctaaatcaaatcttgttaaacatcagataagtcacacaggtgagaagccattttcatgctgtgagagaaataaatccgctcttgttgaacatattagacattacccaagcacggaaccatttaaatcttctggagtataa